The Halomicrobium zhouii genomic sequence GGCTCCACTTCGTCGTCTTCACACTCCTCGACCGGTTGCTCCACGTCACCGACGACGAGGCGGTCATCGAGCGGGCCTACCGGACGATGGACGAGACGACGGCCCGACTCGCGGACGCCATCGACCCGGACGACGTGCTCGTGGTCAGCGACCACGGGATGAAACACGACCCGCGCGGGAAGTGGGTCCACGTGCACGACGAGACGACGGGCATCTGGGCCGGGACGCGCCCTTGGGGCGTCGAGACGCACCTCGACGTGACGCCGGCGCTCGTCGAGTACTTCGGCCGTTACATGGGCGATCCGACGTACACGGCCCCCGAGACGGACGCGGAGCGCGAGCAGATGACGTCCCAGTTGCGCGATCTGGGATACCTGTAGGGTCGCTCGCCGACTCGTCGACGGCGCTTTTCGCGGTTCGCCGGTCTCTCGCTGTCGGTCTCTCGCCGCTGAGGCCGGCCGCCCCTCCCGAATCTATTAGTAGTCAGAAAGCTAACATGCTGGCAGACGCGGTATCGCCGACGCAACTGCCCTGCCCGAATCTCCACCGACCCTTCGACCCCTGCCGACTCATCGATGTCCCACATCGCAGACGCCTACACCACTGTACAGTACGTCCTCGACGAAGTCCGTGAACACGGCGCCTCGGCCACCTGGTGGAAGAGCAGATTCCTCCACCGGATAGCCGGCGGGCTCTGGTTCCGCCGGGTCGAGGGAAACACCGGCGAGTACGTGATGGCGAAGGACTGGGACAACCTCCTCGTCCTCGACGCCTGTCGGTTCGACCTCTACCGGGACGTCGCCGATCCGAACTGCGAGAGCGTCCGTTCGCGTGGCGCGTCGACGCCCGAGTGGGTCGCGGAGAACTTCGAGGGTCGGTCGTTCCCCGAGACGGTGTACGTCACCGCGAACCCGTACGTCTCGACCATCACCGAAGACGAGTTCCACGCCAGGTACGACGTGTGGGAGGAGGGGTGGGACGACGAGGAGGGGACCGTCCTCCCCGAAGTCCTCGCCGAGCGGAGCCGGGAAATCGCGGAGATGCATCCCGACAAGCGACTGATCGTCCACTTCATGCAGCCCCACCAGCCGTTCGTCGGGAGCGACCTCCCCGGGAGTTTCTGGAACGTCGACGAATCTCCCTGGGACGCCCTGCAACACGGCACCGTCGACCGATCGGCCGTTCTGGAGGCGTACGCCGACAACCTCCGGGTCGTGTACCCGGTCGCGAGGGAGCTCGGCCTGGACCTCCCGGGCAAGTCGGTCCTCACTGCCGACCACGGCAACATGCTCGGCGAACGCGTCTGGCCGTTCCCCGTCCGGGACTACGGCCACCGGAAGTCGATATACACGCCCGGGAACGTCCGCGTCCCCTGGGACGAGTTGCCTTTCGAGTCCCGGAAGACGATCACGGCGGGAGACACGATGGTGGAGAGCGACGTCACGGCCGACGTGACCGAGAGACTGGCCGATCTCGGGTACGTGACGTAGCATGCTCCGGGAACCGACGACCACCCCGACGCTGGCGGAACCGACGGCCATCTGGTTCGACACGCACTACGACAGCAAGAGCAGCGGCCTGTACTGCATCGAGCAGATAAAGTCGTACGTGCTCGAGGACGAGCACGCCTTCGAGGTCGACGAGTGGCGGGACGCGGATCTCGTCCACCTCAACACTATCCCCTTCCGCCGCCGGGACGTCGGCGTCTGGCGCTCGTCGAAGCCGATGGTCGTCACCCAGCACGGCGGCTACCACTGGTGGCGCTCGCGCCGCGACCTCCTGGAACGCCCCGACCACCGGATCTTCCTGCTCATGCGGGCGATATTCCGGCTCACGTCCCGTCGGCCACAGCGGATCGGTTTCAGCACCGAGTACACCAGGCGACTCGCGGTAGAGCGGGGCGGCGTTCCGGCCGACCGGACGCAGGTGATCCCGCTCGGCCGGAGCGAGGAGTACGAGGACAAGGGGCCGACGGACACGGCCGACCCGTTCGTGCTGGTCGTCGTCAACAACCGGAATCCGCGCAAGAACGTCCCCACCATCGTCGAGACGATGGCTGAACTGTCCGACGTCCGGTTCGTCCTCCCCGGAAAGATGTGGGCCGACTACCCCCACGACCTGCCGTCGAACGCCGAGGTGACGGGGTACGTCGCCGAGGAGACCCTGATCGACTACTACAACCGCGCCTCGGCGCTCTACCTGCCGACGCTGTACGAGGGCTTCGGCCTGCCGTTCGTCGAAGCGATGGCCTGCGGGACGGCGGTGGTCACGACCCGTCGCGGCTCGCCGCTGGAGGTGTGTGGCGACGCCGCGGCGTACGTCGACGACCCGATGGACGCGACCGAACACGCCGCCCTGTTGCGCCGCCTCGTCGAGGACGACGACTACCGGGCCGTGCTCGAAGCCCGCGGCCGGGAGCGCGCCGAGGCGTTCTCCTGGGAGAAGACGGCCAACACCTACCTGCAGGTCTACGACGACGTCCTGTACCAGTGATGGCCAGCCAGCGGACCCTCGAACTCGGCGGCGGCGAGAACCCGGCGACCGACGGGGTGAACGTCGACGTCGCCGCGGTGCCGGGCGTCGACGTCGTCGCGGACGTCACCGAGGAGTGGCCCTTCGAGCGGGATTCGTTCGACCGGATCGAGGCTCACCACGTCCTCGAACACCTCCCCCACGACGACCTCCCGACGGTGTTCCGCCAGGTCGCCGAGACCCTCCGGGACGACGGCGAGTTCTACGCCGAGGTCCCGCTGGCTCACAGCCGGAGCGCCAAGAACGACCCCACCCACCGGTCGACGTGGTACTGGCGGACGCCGATGTACTACACCGCCGAGGACGAGCTGTCCTACGAGGTCGGGGCCGACGCCGGGCTGACCGTCGTTCACCGGCACGTCCGGCTGTTCGGAACCTCCGGCAAGTGGTACGCGCGACCGCCGTCCTGGCTCCTCAAGCAGCTTTCGAGGCGGAACCCGTCGCTGATCGAATTCGTGAAACTACCCTACGTGACGGGCGTGCTCGAGTTCACGATGCGCAAACGGGGGTGAATCGATGGGCTCGGCCATCCAGGCAGAACGGCTCCGGACGCTGTTCAAGGGGGCCGGCATCGTCTTCGCCGGCGTCGTCCTCGAACTCGTCGTCTCGTTCGTCGCGAAACTCCTGATCGCGCGCTATCTCGGTCCGACCGACTACGGCGCCGTCTCCATCGGGCTGAAGCTCATGACGGCGACGTCGATATTCGTGCTCGTCGGCCTCGACAGCGGGGTCGGCCGGTACCTGCCGCGGCGCGACGACCCCGCAGACCGCCGTGGGGTCCTGAAGTCAGCCCTTGAGATCGCGCTCCCGGTCGGGTTCCTCGCCGGCGTCGGCCTCTTTCTCACCGCCGACCCGATCGCCGTCCGCGTCTTCCACGACCCCGCCGTCGCGCCGGTGATCCGCGTGTTCAGCGTCGTCCTGCCGTTCGCGGTCGTCTTCCGGATGGCGATCGGCGGCGTCCAGGGGATGCAGCAGTCGCTCCCGAAGGTCTTCATCCAGAACCTCACGCTCCCGATCTCCCGCTTTCTCCTGATCGCCGTCGTCCTGCTGTACGGCCTCGGGACGGTCGCGGCCGCGTGGGCCTACGGGGCCGCCTACGTCTTCGCCGGTCTGCTCGGGGGGTACTACCTGGTCCGCTACACGCCCCTGTTCGCGGACGCGCCGGCCACGCCGATGCACCGCGAACTGGTCGCGTTCTCCGCGCCGCTGATGATAACCGCCGCGATGCTCCAGGTGCTCTCCCACATCGACACGTTCTTCCTGGGTTACTTCGCCTCGACCACCGTCGTCGGCGTCTACAACGTCGTCTATCCGCTCGCCCAGCTACTCACGGTCGTCCTGTCGGCGTTCGGGTTCATCGTGATGCCGGTCATCTCGTCGCTCGACGCCGGCGACTCCGTCGGGGAGATGCGTCGGACCTACCAGCTCTCCGCGAAGTGGATCCTGCTCGCCACGCTGCCGGTGTTCCTCGTCGTTGTCCTGTTTCCGGAGATGGTCATCCGGGTGACCTTCGGTGCGGAGTACGACGGGGGCGCGCTGGCGCTGTCGGTCCTGGCGGTCGGCTTCTTCACCCACGCCGTCGTCGGCCCGAACGGGAACACGCTGACCTCCGTCGGGCGCACGCGGCTCATCATGTACGACAACGTCGCCGTCGCCGCCACGAACGTCGCCCTCAATCTCCTGCTGATCCCGGAGTACGGGTTGCTCGGCGCGGCCGTCGCGACGTCGGTCTCCTACGGGCTGTTGAACGCGCTGTACACCTACCAGCTCTACGGCGAGACGGGCATCCAGCCGTTCACGGCCGGGATGGTGCGACCGAGCCTGATCGCCCTGCTGGTCGTCGGCGTCGTCTACTGGGTCACGACGACGTTCTTCGCGGTCACGCTCCCGCTGCTCGTCGTCGGGTTCGGCGCGTTCGTCTCGCTGTACGCGCTCGTCGTCCTCAGGTTCGGCGGCATCGAGGAGGAGGAACTCCTCCTCCTCTGGAGTTTCGAGGAGCGGTTCGACGTCGACCTCGGTCCCCTCAAGCGGATCGCCGAAAAGATCGTTCCGTGACCGCCCGGCGAATCTTCAAGTGCGCCCCGGGCCGCGCGGTCGTCGCCGTCACTCCTGGTAGCCGAGGAGTCGCAACCGCTCGGCGACGTCCTCCTCCATCCTCACGTCGCCCAGGTCCCGGTTCGTTTCGGCCAGCAGCTTCCGGTGGTCCCGCAGCCGGGCGCGGAACTCGTCGGCCACTTCCGGCATGGCGTCGACGACGTCGTTCCGCTCGCCCGGGTCAGACGGCAGGGCGAACAGCCGTTCCGTGCCGTCGTCCAGCCGGACGTACTTCCAGTCCTCGCTCCGTATCGCGTATCGGCGGGCCTCGGACTCCGGGTCGGTGTCGGCCCACTCCGCGATCACCTCCGACCGGTCGAAGTCGTCGTCGAGCAGGCTCGACCCCTCGAAGGCGTCCGGTCGCGCGAGGCCCGCGCAGTCGACGAGCGTCGGCGCGAGGTCGAGGAGGCCGACGAGGTCGTCTGACTCCCCGCTCGTTCCGTCCGGCTGTTCGTTCGTCCTGTCCGGCTCCCCGCTCGTTCCGTCCGCCAGCAGGAACGGCACGTGGAGCACCTCGTCGTAGAACGTCGCGCTGTGGCTGAACCCGCCGTGGTCCGCGAACTCCTCGCCGTGGTCCGCCGTGAACGCGACGACGGTGTCGTCGCCCCAGGCGGACCTGACCGCCTCGAGGAGGCGGTCGACTTCCCGGTCGACGTACGCTATCTCCGCGTCGTAGAGGTCGAGGAGCGTCTGTCGCTCCCCGTCCGTGACGTCTTCGGGGGCTTCGAGCATCTTTCGCCGGAGCTGGACGGCGTCCCGGTCGGAGACGGGGTCGTCCCGGAACCGCCGCTGGTAGTCGGCGGGCGGAACGTAGGGGTGGTGGACGTCCATGTAGTGGACCCAGAGGAACCGTGGCCCCTCCTCGGCTTCGTCCCGGACCCACTCGAGCGCGAGGTCGGTCAGCTCCGCGGCGTCGACGTACGGCGACCCGACCTCGATGCCGGTCCGTTTCTCGGTGGCGTTGAACAACCCCTGGAGCGTCCGGTAGACCAGCCCGTCGCTGTCGAGGTTACGTTTGACGGCGTTCCTGGCTTTCGCCGTCACCGACGGGTCCGTCCGGGAGTCGTAGAACGCGTCGAATCCCCTGTCGTAGCCGAAGTCGGCCGACAGGTAGAGGTTCGAGTGGAAGCCGGCGGTCCGGTAGCCGCCGCGCGAGAGCGCTTCCGCGAGGGTGGTCCTGTCGGCCGAGAGCCGCTCGAACCCGCCGTACATCAGCGCGTACGACGACGTCAGGATGCTCGGGAACGACGGGCGGGTCGAGCAGGCGTGTGCAAACGCGCGGGAGAAGACGCGCGCCTCGTCCGCGAGCTCGTCGAGATTCGGCGTCGTCTCCCGGTCGTACCCCTGCCAGCCGACGTGGTCGGCGCGGAGCGAGTCGACCGTGACGAGGACGACGTCACGCATCGGTTCGAGCGGCCGTCGAGAGGATCGCTCGTCGGTACTGTGCGCCGATGTCGCCCCAGTCGTAGGCGCGGACGAACTCCCCGAGCGCCTCGCCGTCACGCTCACTGGCCCGCTGGATTGCCCGGGCGATGCTCTCCGGATCCGCGTCGCAGTACTCGAGCAGGCCGCCGAACCGGCTCTGGGACCGACCACGGAGGTGGACGGTCGGGAGCCCCGCGGCCCCGTACTCCAGCACCTTCAGCGTGCGCGGGTCGTCGACGAGGCAAACGCCGACGTCGGCGAGGTGCAGGAAGCCGGCCATCTCCTCGTGGGGAACGCTGCCCGGGAAGACGATGGCGTCGTCGCTCGCTGCGGCGCGTTCGACGTCGTCCGCGAGCGACCCGGTGCCCAGGATCAGCAGGCTCCAGTCGTCGAGATAGTCGACGCTGTCGAGGAGCGACTCGACGTGGTAGATCGGTTCCAGCCCGCCGACGTATATCGCGACGTTGTCGTTCAGGTCGTAGTCGGCCATCCGGTCGCGAGCGGCCTCGACGGCGGCCGGTGACGGGTTCGCTATCTCCTCGTAGTCGACGCCGAGTTCGGTGGGCGAGGACGCGTCCGCGAACCGGTTGACGCGGGATTCCTCCTCCTCGTAGACGAAGAGGACGCGTTCGGACAGCCAGAAGGCGAGGTTCTCGAACCAGCGGACGACGACCGCGAGCCACAGCGGATGGGTCTCCTCTAGCTGGCGGATCGGGTCGACGTGGTCGACGACCAGCGGTTTGCCCGTGAGTGCGCTCAGGAACGCGCCGGCCATCGCACCGGAGCGCGTCGTGCCGACGATGGCGTCGTACCGCTCTCGCTCCCGGAACGAGGCGAGCACCGTCGACGCCGTCGTTCCCCGGACGGTCACCTCGATGCCGTCGGCGTCGAGACGCTCGGCGATCCGGCTCCGGCCGACGCTGATGTTGTCTGGTTTGTCCGGCGTCAACCAGAGGACGTGCGGGGGACGGGTCCAGACCGTCTGGTCTTCGACCCTCGACGGTGGTTCCTGGCTGGGACGTTCGGTGACACTCCCGCCCGCAGAGGCTTTCATGACCCAGTGATGGGCGTAAGCCACCGAAGTTATAGGCCGAGTATCGAGGAGACGCCGGCTTCGATTCCAGTAAGACCGGCTTATCGGCGTCGAGTCGGCCGACGGCCGCTCCGTCTCTCCCGCGAGGATCGTGCTCGCCTCGCCATCTTCCTATCCGCCGACTGCGTCCGCTCAGAGCGCCCCTCTCCCCGGTCGGGCGATGCTTCCGTTCGGGGGACCACGCCGGCGATCCGTTCGATAATCTCGCACTATCCGTCTTTGGTCGTCATTTCGGCGACCAGTCTGGTGCCGGTCGACTCGCCATCGCGTGGTCGGCTCGTGCTGCCGCCAGTCGGCCCGCTCACTCGCGCGCCGCGGCTTTCCCCTCGTCGCGCTGGACGAACAGGCCGCTGACGTAGGTCAGAATCGCGAGCAACAGGAGGGGAAACAGCGTCAGGAAGTGCGAGACGACGATGATAAGCGGGTCCCAGCCCCAGGGGTTGACGACCCAGAAGAGGACGTCCATGAACGCCAGAATTGCCAGTGGGACGAGGTTCACCGTCAGGTCGAGCCAGGTCTCATTGGTGAGGTTGAGGTATGACATGGTGGGGCGGGAACGTCTCGCTTTCGTATAGCATTCCTAACCATTTCAACGCTCGGTCGGCGTCGCGCCCCTCCGGGAACGAACCACCACTATCAGTCCCCGAACAGTTACGGTGTGGCCGCGCGAGGCCCCGTACATGGCAAATACGGCCGCTCGCGGCGCGGACTGGGCCCTGCCGGTCCTCGAACTGTTCGGCCTCACCGTCCTCGCCTTCCTCGTCTCGCTCGTCGCGGGCGTGGCGTTCATCGTCCCGATGTTCGTCCTCGGCTACGACCTGGCGGGCACGGCGGTCCTCCTCGGCGCGACAGCCGCGGGTCAGGTCGCGTTCCTGGTCGTCGGCTACGCCTACGTCCGGGTCCGGGACGTGTCGGTCCCGGTCAGACGTCCTTCCGGACGCGACCTCGTCGTGATCCTCGCTGGCGTGGTGCTGGCGCTGGTGATCGCGACCGGACTCTCGGTTCTCCTCTCGGTCCTCGGTCTGGTGCCGGACTCCGTCGTCGGCGACGTCGCCGCGACCGACCCGACGTTCCTGCTGGGTCTGGCCGCGCTGTCGGTCGTCCTGGTCGCGCCGGCCGAGGAACTGCTCTTCCGGGGGGCGATCCAGGGACGGCTCCGCCAGCGGGTCGGGCCAATTCCGGCGGTGCTCGGAGCGAGCCTCCTGTTCGGGTCGATGCACCTCGCGAACTACTCGGGCGCGCTCGCGTCCGTCGTCGCCGGTGCGCTCCTCATCACCGCCGTCGGCTGCGTCTTCGGGGCGGTGTACGAGTACACCGACAACCTGGTCGTCCCCGTCGTCGCCCACGCCGTCTACAACGTCGTGCTGATGGTCGTCGCCTACCTCACGGTCTGACGGTCGGGCTCGCCGACGGCGCTTCCTCGTTCCCCCGTCAGTCCCAGCGTCGGCTCCGCGTCGTCGTCACCTCGGTGCCGGGGCTGAACAGCAAGAGGGGGTCACCGCCGGGGTGGTCGAAGCCGTTGGCCTCGAACAGGGTGTTCACCTCGACGTCGGCCTCGGCGGGGTACAGCGTCCACGGCGGGTGGTCCACGTCGGTGTACCGGACCGACCCGTCGGGGGCCTGCGTGTAGAGGCGCCGGCGCTCGGTCAGGAACTCGGCGCGCGAGCCCGGCTCCGACTCGAAGGGCTCGCCGGTCGGCCAGTAGGTCGCCCGGTAGTGGGCCGGCCGGTCTCCCGGCTGGCGCCGATAACTCGAGAACTCCACGCGCCCGTCGACCCAGTCGATGTCGACGTCGGCGTTGTAGTACGGCAGGTGGTGGGTCAGCCGCGCCGCGATCGTCGCCAGCAGGCTGTCGGCGTCGAGGCTGAAGAAGTAGACGCCGGGCTCGCCGTCGACGGTGACGTACGTCCGGAGGTTCAGTTCCGGGAGCGGGAGTCCCAGCCACGCCGGCAGTCCCCGCGGTCGCGTGTCCACGTTCGTGAACGGGACGACGGTGAGCCAGCCGGTGCCGTCGAACTCCTGGACGGCGAAGGCGTCGGGGAGGTGGGCGTCGAGCACGTCGCCGTCGACGGGCCAGTTGGCGAAGAGCACGTTCTGCCAGCCGAACGCGAGCGGGAGCATGGGCCTCCTACGGCCCTTCGTCGGTTAATACCCGACCTTCACAAGTCGGCGGCCGCGTCTGGGCCGGTTCCAGTCCGGATCCTGGCCGGTCGACCGACGGGAAGCTGTCCGGTCGCGGCCAGGTGGTTTTAAGGCCGGATACGGTCTGGTCCGGGTATGACCACGCTCGAAGTCGCCCTCGGCGCGGCGACCGTCGTCCTCGCGCTGTCGGTGCTCGTCCTCGCCGTCCGTGACGGCGGCGGCGGTGGCGGTCCCGCCCAGCTCGACGAGGCCCAGCTCCAGTCCTCCGTCGGCAACGCCATCGCCGGGCTCGGCCTGGACGGCACCGCCGCACAGATCGAGACCCACGCCCGGGAGATGAAGCAGTTCCACAGCGACGTCGAGCAGATGCTGCGGACGCCCCAGCACCGGGGGAGCTTCGGCGAGCAGCAACTGGAGACCATCCTCGCCGACCAGCTCCCGCCGGACATGTTCGGCACGCAGGAGGCCGTCGTCGGCAACAGGCGCCCCGACGCCCACGTCGAGACCGCCGACGGGCTCGTCGCCATCGACGCGAAGTTCCCGCTGGAGGCCTACGAGCGCGCCGTCGACGCCGACGACCCGGAGGTTCGCGCGCACCACGAACAGGAGTTCGCGCGCCGGGTCGACGACCAGCTCGACAAGATCGCGACGGCGTACGTCCGCCCGGACGAGGGGACCGCCGAGTTCGCCTTCGCCTTCATCCCGAGCGAGAGCGTCTACTACCACCTCGTCACCGAGGAGTACGACATGCTGCGCGAGTACACGTCCCGGGGCGTGCAGGTCGTCTCGCCGCTGACGCTGGGCCAGAAGCTCGAACTCGTGAAGGCCGGCGTCCACGCCCAGCGCCTCTCCGAGGAGGCCCTCGCGGTGCAGGACCGGCTCCAGCGGCTGGGCCAGCGCTTCGAGGACTTCGCCGACGACTGGAACACCTGCGTCCGCCACCTCTCGAACGCGAAGGACCGGGCCGACGACGCCGACGCCGCCTTCGAGCGCCTCCACTCCGAGTTCGACCGCATCGACAGCCTCTCGCTCGACGGCGAGGGCGAGGCGACGGCCCGCGACACCCTCTCTCGCGGTCGGGAGGACTAGGGTCGCCGTCGCTGCTGGTCGCGTTCCACGGTCGAGACTGGCTGCCACGTCCCGCGTTCCCCTCCCCGCTCGCTCCCAGCCTCGATCCCGTGTCCGCCTCCGACCTCGCCCCCGCCAGAGGGCTCGACACCGAGTCCGCGGGCGCGGGCCTCGAAGGTTCCGTCGGTCCCGTCGCGGACGTCGATGGCGCCGTCGCAGAACCGCTCGATGGCGTCGACGGTCCGGTCGTCCTGCATCGCCTCGTCGACGACGAACACGCCCAGGTCCCCCGTCGCGATGACCCGGCCGGTGAGCATGTGGACGAACCGGGACACCGCCCGGAGGTCGGCGTGGGCCAGCAGCGACGAGACGGAGAACACGCCCAGTCGGACCCGGTCGAGCCCGCGCTCGACGAGCGTCTCGTACAGCACCGAGAATTCCATCTGGATCCCCAGCAGGTCGCCGGGGTCGTCGATGGTCCGCCCGTACTCGTCGAAGCGCTGCTGGTCGTCATCGATACCGGAGCAGTCGACCACGCCGACCCGGGACCGGTCGAACCCGCCGGTCACGCGCTCGGCCCGGTCGAGCAGCGACCGGCCGCCGACGTCGGCCGAGAGGAGGACGACGCCCTCGTCCTCGCCGCCCGCCATCGCCAGTCGGAGCGCCACCTCGCGGGCGCCCCGGCCCGACGGCCCGCCGACCATCACGTTCGTCCCCGGGTCCACGCCGTCGACCGGGAGGCCGGCCGGAAACCGGAACTGCGCGTCCGCGTTCCGGGTCATCGGTCACCTCGCTCGCCACCGGCGCCGGCCCAGTGGTCGCGGCGTTCGACCGGCCCACCCTCGACATCCCGGAGTACCGCCAGCCAGTCCGCGGCCGCCGCCGCCAGCAGTTCCAGGAACGCCTCGTCGTCCTCGGTGAACGCCCGGGGCTCGTCGTCGTAGACGCAGACGGTCCCGAGCGGGAGCCCGTCGTCGGTCGTGACGGACGCGCCCGCGTAGAAGCGGACGCCGAGTTCGTCGAGGACCTCGTTCC encodes the following:
- a CDS encoding class I SAM-dependent methyltransferase, with amino-acid sequence MASQRTLELGGGENPATDGVNVDVAAVPGVDVVADVTEEWPFERDSFDRIEAHHVLEHLPHDDLPTVFRQVAETLRDDGEFYAEVPLAHSRSAKNDPTHRSTWYWRTPMYYTAEDELSYEVGADAGLTVVHRHVRLFGTSGKWYARPPSWLLKQLSRRNPSLIEFVKLPYVTGVLEFTMRKRG
- a CDS encoding CPBP family intramembrane glutamic endopeptidase; the encoded protein is MANTAARGADWALPVLELFGLTVLAFLVSLVAGVAFIVPMFVLGYDLAGTAVLLGATAAGQVAFLVVGYAYVRVRDVSVPVRRPSGRDLVVILAGVVLALVIATGLSVLLSVLGLVPDSVVGDVAATDPTFLLGLAALSVVLVAPAEELLFRGAIQGRLRQRVGPIPAVLGASLLFGSMHLANYSGALASVVAGALLITAVGCVFGAVYEYTDNLVVPVVAHAVYNVVLMVVAYLTV
- a CDS encoding YqjF family protein; the encoded protein is MLPLAFGWQNVLFANWPVDGDVLDAHLPDAFAVQEFDGTGWLTVVPFTNVDTRPRGLPAWLGLPLPELNLRTYVTVDGEPGVYFFSLDADSLLATIAARLTHHLPYYNADVDIDWVDGRVEFSSYRRQPGDRPAHYRATYWPTGEPFESEPGSRAEFLTERRRLYTQAPDGSVRYTDVDHPPWTLYPAEADVEVNTLFEANGFDHPGGDPLLLFSPGTEVTTTRSRRWD
- a CDS encoding flippase → MGSAIQAERLRTLFKGAGIVFAGVVLELVVSFVAKLLIARYLGPTDYGAVSIGLKLMTATSIFVLVGLDSGVGRYLPRRDDPADRRGVLKSALEIALPVGFLAGVGLFLTADPIAVRVFHDPAVAPVIRVFSVVLPFAVVFRMAIGGVQGMQQSLPKVFIQNLTLPISRFLLIAVVLLYGLGTVAAAWAYGAAYVFAGLLGGYYLVRYTPLFADAPATPMHRELVAFSAPLMITAAMLQVLSHIDTFFLGYFASTTVVGVYNVVYPLAQLLTVVLSAFGFIVMPVISSLDAGDSVGEMRRTYQLSAKWILLATLPVFLVVVLFPEMVIRVTFGAEYDGGALALSVLAVGFFTHAVVGPNGNTLTSVGRTRLIMYDNVAVAATNVALNLLLIPEYGLLGAAVATSVSYGLLNALYTYQLYGETGIQPFTAGMVRPSLIALLVVGVVYWVTTTFFAVTLPLLVVGFGAFVSLYALVVLRFGGIEEEELLLLWSFEERFDVDLGPLKRIAEKIVP
- a CDS encoding glycosyltransferase family 4 protein; this translates as MLREPTTTPTLAEPTAIWFDTHYDSKSSGLYCIEQIKSYVLEDEHAFEVDEWRDADLVHLNTIPFRRRDVGVWRSSKPMVVTQHGGYHWWRSRRDLLERPDHRIFLLMRAIFRLTSRRPQRIGFSTEYTRRLAVERGGVPADRTQVIPLGRSEEYEDKGPTDTADPFVLVVVNNRNPRKNVPTIVETMAELSDVRFVLPGKMWADYPHDLPSNAEVTGYVAEETLIDYYNRASALYLPTLYEGFGLPFVEAMACGTAVVTTRRGSPLEVCGDAAAYVDDPMDATEHAALLRRLVEDDDYRAVLEARGRERAEAFSWEKTANTYLQVYDDVLYQ
- the rmuC gene encoding DNA recombination protein RmuC, giving the protein MTTLEVALGAATVVLALSVLVLAVRDGGGGGGPAQLDEAQLQSSVGNAIAGLGLDGTAAQIETHAREMKQFHSDVEQMLRTPQHRGSFGEQQLETILADQLPPDMFGTQEAVVGNRRPDAHVETADGLVAIDAKFPLEAYERAVDADDPEVRAHHEQEFARRVDDQLDKIATAYVRPDEGTAEFAFAFIPSESVYYHLVTEEYDMLREYTSRGVQVVSPLTLGQKLELVKAGVHAQRLSEEALAVQDRLQRLGQRFEDFADDWNTCVRHLSNAKDRADDADAAFERLHSEFDRIDSLSLDGEGEATARDTLSRGRED
- a CDS encoding sulfatase, yielding MRDVVLVTVDSLRADHVGWQGYDRETTPNLDELADEARVFSRAFAHACSTRPSFPSILTSSYALMYGGFERLSADRTTLAEALSRGGYRTAGFHSNLYLSADFGYDRGFDAFYDSRTDPSVTAKARNAVKRNLDSDGLVYRTLQGLFNATEKRTGIEVGSPYVDAAELTDLALEWVRDEAEEGPRFLWVHYMDVHHPYVPPADYQRRFRDDPVSDRDAVQLRRKMLEAPEDVTDGERQTLLDLYDAEIAYVDREVDRLLEAVRSAWGDDTVVAFTADHGEEFADHGGFSHSATFYDEVLHVPFLLADGTSGEPDRTNEQPDGTSGESDDLVGLLDLAPTLVDCAGLARPDAFEGSSLLDDDFDRSEVIAEWADTDPESEARRYAIRSEDWKYVRLDDGTERLFALPSDPGERNDVVDAMPEVADEFRARLRDHRKLLAETNRDLGDVRMEEDVAERLRLLGYQE
- a CDS encoding DUF7504 family protein, which produces MTRNADAQFRFPAGLPVDGVDPGTNVMVGGPSGRGAREVALRLAMAGGEDEGVVLLSADVGGRSLLDRAERVTGGFDRSRVGVVDCSGIDDDQQRFDEYGRTIDDPGDLLGIQMEFSVLYETLVERGLDRVRLGVFSVSSLLAHADLRAVSRFVHMLTGRVIATGDLGVFVVDEAMQDDRTVDAIERFCDGAIDVRDGTDGTFEARARGLGVEPSGGGEVGGGHGIEAGSERGGERGTWQPVSTVERDQQRRRP
- a CDS encoding glycosyltransferase translates to MKASAGGSVTERPSQEPPSRVEDQTVWTRPPHVLWLTPDKPDNISVGRSRIAERLDADGIEVTVRGTTASTVLASFRERERYDAIVGTTRSGAMAGAFLSALTGKPLVVDHVDPIRQLEETHPLWLAVVVRWFENLAFWLSERVLFVYEEEESRVNRFADASSPTELGVDYEEIANPSPAAVEAARDRMADYDLNDNVAIYVGGLEPIYHVESLLDSVDYLDDWSLLILGTGSLADDVERAAASDDAIVFPGSVPHEEMAGFLHLADVGVCLVDDPRTLKVLEYGAAGLPTVHLRGRSQSRFGGLLEYCDADPESIARAIQRASERDGEALGEFVRAYDWGDIGAQYRRAILSTAARTDA
- a CDS encoding DUF6684 family protein, producing MSYLNLTNETWLDLTVNLVPLAILAFMDVLFWVVNPWGWDPLIIVVSHFLTLFPLLLLAILTYVSGLFVQRDEGKAAARE
- a CDS encoding LTA synthase family protein, translated to MSHIADAYTTVQYVLDEVREHGASATWWKSRFLHRIAGGLWFRRVEGNTGEYVMAKDWDNLLVLDACRFDLYRDVADPNCESVRSRGASTPEWVAENFEGRSFPETVYVTANPYVSTITEDEFHARYDVWEEGWDDEEGTVLPEVLAERSREIAEMHPDKRLIVHFMQPHQPFVGSDLPGSFWNVDESPWDALQHGTVDRSAVLEAYADNLRVVYPVARELGLDLPGKSVLTADHGNMLGERVWPFPVRDYGHRKSIYTPGNVRVPWDELPFESRKTITAGDTMVESDVTADVTERLADLGYVT